The following proteins are encoded in a genomic region of Merismopedia glauca CCAP 1448/3:
- a CDS encoding PilN domain-containing protein, protein MYSLDINFLKDRPDYQPKSARGVRRPTISTPSGAFTPLYIGVAIGLFLPALVGGLWFFVQQQNASLEQKQAQLDAELGKLTAFDQQIAALNAQTSAIKAETTALGNVFNRIRPWSAILQDIRDRIPGGVQVKTIKQTAQVLAPAPTATPTPAPNATPTPVVTIPIDKLSIVGTANSFDNVNDFMLLLQQSSFVKAKETQLIKANLVDNPLPVEVAKQNSVGSKVYKLPQVVEYEIQTTLNDVPSAVLVQELERKGAVGLASRIRNLQSKGVIQP, encoded by the coding sequence ATGTATAGCCTAGATATTAATTTTCTCAAAGACCGCCCCGATTATCAACCTAAGTCGGCTCGTGGGGTGAGAAGACCTACCATTAGTACTCCCAGTGGAGCCTTTACTCCTTTATACATTGGTGTAGCCATTGGGTTATTTTTACCAGCCTTAGTTGGTGGTTTATGGTTCTTCGTCCAACAACAAAACGCCAGTTTAGAGCAAAAACAAGCTCAGTTAGATGCGGAACTAGGTAAACTCACGGCTTTCGATCAGCAGATTGCCGCGCTAAATGCCCAAACCAGTGCAATTAAAGCAGAAACCACGGCTCTAGGGAACGTATTCAATCGTATCAGACCTTGGTCTGCAATTTTGCAAGATATCCGCGATCGCATTCCTGGAGGAGTTCAAGTCAAGACGATTAAACAAACCGCGCAAGTCCTAGCACCTGCACCAACTGCAACTCCTACTCCTGCTCCCAATGCTACCCCTACTCCTGTAGTCACAATTCCCATAGATAAATTGAGTATTGTCGGTACAGCCAACTCTTTTGATAATGTCAATGACTTTATGCTGTTATTACAGCAGTCTTCCTTTGTGAAAGCGAAAGAAACTCAGTTAATTAAAGCTAATTTAGTAGACAATCCCCTACCAGTTGAAGTCGCTAAGCAAAACTCAGTTGGATCGAAAGTTTATAAACTACCACAAGTGGTGGAGTATGAAATTCAAACTACCCTCAACGATGTTCCCTCAGCCGTACTAGTTCAAGAACTAGAACGCAAAGGTGCTGTGGGATTAGCCTCTAGAATTAGGAATCTACAGAGTAAAGGAGTCATTCAACCATGA
- a CDS encoding pilus assembly protein PilO: MTYGDDFPIEESEEIEVEEATYPSVFGLTLSPTVGGILIGVLGIAGAGYLLTNFLMTSWDKNQQLQTKIQQTETIIQDKQNYQQKLNEAQKQLIIVNQQKQGVLSLFSDEKSLDTLLLDLNSFIADRSGNLEKYEPDLQQDGTVVTDSSYGAGVNGKLKSKSIAIAIESNFDQLQSFLSSIEQMQALLVVKEFSTELGGEEPQKFVVGSNNRGFVDGQPKLKTSFKLQVLMPLEPAQIAASTPATPPVPNQ, translated from the coding sequence ATGACCTACGGTGACGATTTCCCGATTGAAGAATCAGAAGAAATAGAAGTAGAAGAGGCGACCTATCCAAGTGTTTTTGGATTGACTCTTAGTCCTACTGTTGGTGGGATTTTAATTGGTGTTTTAGGTATAGCTGGTGCTGGCTATTTACTGACTAACTTTCTCATGACATCGTGGGATAAAAATCAACAACTACAAACTAAAATCCAGCAAACAGAAACTATCATTCAAGATAAACAAAACTATCAGCAGAAATTGAATGAAGCTCAAAAACAGTTAATTATTGTCAATCAACAAAAACAAGGAGTTCTTTCTTTATTTTCAGACGAAAAAAGTTTGGATACATTACTACTAGACTTAAATAGTTTTATAGCTGACAGATCTGGAAATTTAGAAAAGTATGAACCAGATCTACAACAAGACGGAACTGTAGTAACTGATAGCTCCTATGGTGCAGGAGTTAATGGTAAATTGAAGAGCAAAAGTATTGCGATCGCTATAGAAAGTAATTTCGATCAACTGCAATCTTTTTTGAGTAGCATCGAGCAGATGCAAGCCTTATTGGTAGTCAAAGAATTTAGCACTGAACTAGGAGGTGAAGAACCTCAGAAATTTGTAGTGGGAAGTAATAATAGAGGATTTGTAGACGGACAACCTAAATTGAAAACGTCATTCAAATTGCAAGTTTTGATGCCATTAGAACCTGCACAAATAGCTGCTTCTACTCCTGCTACTCCTCCAGTTCCTAATCAATAG